A segment of the Acidimicrobiales bacterium genome:
CCAGCGCACCCTCCGGGTCGAGGTGCACGAACGCGTTGAGCTCGCCGTCGCGGTCGTCCACCGCGGTCAGGCACGCAGTCATGAGCTCGGAGGCGCTGAGGTCCCCGCGACGGATGGCCGCCGCGGCGTCGAGGACGGTCGGCAGCTCGGACGCGATCGTGGACTCCCCCATGACGCTCATCATCGCCCAGCCGGCCACGCCCGCCGCGCCGCCTGCGAAGCTGTCCGGCGATGACGGAGCCCAGCGACTTCGACCCCGGCGATCTCGAAGCGGCCGCCGACCCCTACGCCACGCTCGCTGCGCTCCGGGCCGAGGCACCGGTTCGACTGCTGCGGAGCGGTTTCGTGGCCGTCACCGGCCATCAGGAGGCGCTCGACGCGCTCCGCCACCCCGCCTGCGGGACGGCCCCCATCGCAGCCCGCTACCTCGACGGGCTCCCCGAAGGGGCGGCCCGAGATGAGATGAGCCACCGCATCAACTTCCTCGACCCCCCGGACCACCCGCGTGTGCGGGGCCTCGTCAGCAAGGCCTTCACGCCGCGCCGGGTCGCCGCGCTCGGACCGTGGATGGGACAGGCCGCCGAGGCGTTGCTCGACGGCCTCGTCGGGACGGGACCGTTCGACCTCCTCACCCGGTTCGCCCACCAGTTGCCCTCGCTCGTCATCTCCGAGCTGCTCGGGGTCCCTCCGGACGACCGGGAGGAGCTCACCCATCTGAGCGACGCCACCGCCCCGTTGCTCGGCGTCCGTGTGGACGACGCCGACCGCACCTCGGCCATCGCCGCCGCTGAGCGGATGCACGCCTACCTCGGCGCGCTCCTCGACGAGCGCAGCCGTCACCCGGGGGACGACCTCCTCTCGGCCCTCCTTGCCGCCGAGGAGGACGGCGAGCGTCTCGACCGAGTCGAGCTCCTCTCGCTTGCCGCCACCCTGTACTCCGCGGGGCACCGAACCACCCGGGACCTCTTCACCAACGGCATGTCGGCGCTACTCACCGAGCCCGACCGTTGGGCCGCCGTCGTGGACGGTGCCTGGGCGCCTGACGCGGTGGTCTCGGAGTTCCTGCGCTTCGAGACCCCCACGTTGTTCGTGGCGCGCATCCCCTACGAGCCCATCGAGCTCGGAGGGGTGGTGGTCGACGCCTTCGCTCCTCTGCTGGTCTATCTGGCGGCCGCCAATCGGGATCCCGCCACGTATGAGGAGCCCGACGCCTTCCAACCCGATCGCGCCGGACCGGCACCTCTGTCGTTCGCGTTCGGCGCCCACTACTGCCTCGGTGCCTCACTCGCGAAGGCCGAGGCCGAGATCATGCTGCGCGCCCTCGCCACCCGCTGCCCGGATCTCCACCTCGCGGGCGACCTGCACTGGCACCAGCGGGGCCCGTTCCGCGGCCTCGACGCCCTTCCGGTCGAAGCCTGAAGGTCGGTCCGTCAGGGCTCGAGCTCGACCTCGGTGCGCGCCACCAGCTCCGCGGCCGGGACACCGAGCGCCCGGGCCAGGCGGACCACGGTCTCGAGGGAGGCCCCGTTGCGACCCCGCTCGAGGATGGAGACGAACGTGCGGTGCCGCCCGCAGGCGAAGCCGAGTGCCTCCTGGCTCATCCCCCGTTCGAGCCGCACGCTGCGCAAGGCGCGGCCGAACGCGGCGTCGAGGGCCCGCTTGTCGAGCGCCGCGTCGTCGTGCTCGGGAGGCGGGACCGGCATGGTCCAGACCCTGGCCCGTTGCAGCAAATACCTCTACAGCATATGTTCTACATCGTGGTGCAGGATCAGATCGCACACGATCAGCGAGTCGGCGAGGCCCCGGTGTGGCTCGGGACGACGGCCGCGGCCCGTCACCTGGGCATCACGCCGCGCACGCTGTACCGACTGATCGACCACGGGCAGGTCCCTGCCTACGCGCTGGGGCGGGTCTATCGACTCCGCGTCGCCGACCTCGACCGGTACCTCGACACGGTGCGCGTGGTTCCCGGCACGCTCGGGCACCTCTATCGAGATCGTTCCCACGACGAGCGCGTCACACCCCCGGCGTAGGGTCGCTCCGCCGGTCGCACCTTCCCCCACCATCCGCACGATCGCACCCTGGGGGACGCGCCATGCCCGACCACACACCAGACTCCCGCCACGACCATCTCTCCGCCCGCCTCGATGCCCTCGAGGCCAGCATCGTCGACCTGCGGTCCCGGCTGGACCGGCTGCGCCGCCAGCTCGGCGACGAGGTGCACACCCGTCGGCTCGTCATCGCCGAGGCAGACGGATTCGCGCGTGTGGTGCTCAGCGGCGACGCGACCTTCGGGTCCATCACCGTGCGCGCCCGAAGCGTCGGCTCGGGAACCGTGGCGGTCGACGTCTTCGCCGCCGACGCCCGCGGCGGCGACCCCGCTCACGTCGGGGTGGCCCTCATCGACGCCGGGGACGTCGTGGCCGCGGTCGACGCGCTCGCCGGTCGGCCCGCGGTCGTGTGGACCCAGGCACAGCCCCCCGGCCCTCAGCCGCCGGAGTCCCGGTAGCGGGAGAGGTCCGGGGTGAGCAGGCCGGCGTCGATGAGGGCCCGGCTGAAGGGTCGGGCCAGGGAGCGGACCCGGTCGCAGCCTTCCTCACCGAGCACCTCGTACGCCGGCACGGCGCGGGCGTCGGTGGTGTCCTCCACCCACTGGCGGTGGGCCCGTCCGGCGTCCGTCAGCGCCGGCGCGTCACCCGTCCGATCGAGCCAACCACGGGCCTCGAGGGACGCCTCCGCGTCCGTCCAGTCGGCGGCGGGCCAGGCCCGGGTGAGCTGGAGCGCGGCGGCGGGGACCTCGCCTGACGCAGCGTGCAGGACCAGCGCCTCGGGTGCCGAGACCCCTTCCGCCACCAGCGCGGCCAGATGCCCGTCGCCGCGGAACTCGCGCAACAGGGTCTCGGCCCACCACACCACGAGGTGGGACTCGTCGGGCCAGTCGACGGCGGCGTGGGCGGCGAACAGCGGTCGGCCCTCGGGGTGCCCGGCGGCGGCGTCGGCCGCGCGACGGAGGAGCGCACCCAGCTCGCCCATCTCGGCCGAGGCGCAGGCCTCGTCGCCGAGACCGCGCCGCAGGGCGGCGTCGGCGGCGGCCATCCGGGCGTCGAGGATGCGCCCGGGGGCGGCCAGCCCCCAGGCCCGCGGGATCACCGGTCGCACCAGCCCGGGCCAGAAGTTGAAGAAGGTGGCGATCACCACCTCCGCCGACACGGGACCGAGCGCAGCCGCTCGGGAGGCGAAGTAGCCCATCCTGCCGGGCTCCAGTCCCGCCGCCTCGTACTCCTCATCTGCCTCGGGCACGAAGTAGATGAAGGCGTGCAGCGGCTCGACCGTGCGCCAGGTCTTGCGGGCGACGAGGGGGTCCATCGCCGGAGCCTAGGGAGCAGGCTCGATCCACGCCTCGATACGCCCACCGTTCTCCCGGCACTCGAACACCGCGATGTCCGCCTTGGCGTCGCGCCGGCCCTTGACGTTGAGCTTGGTGCCTCGACCGTCCGGGTCGAAGCGCCAGAAGTGGGCCGTGCACACGATCTCGTCGCCGTCCACCACGCCTTCGGCGCCGAGATGGGACCACTCGTGCGGGCAACGCGCCTCCATCACGCAGGGCTCGCCGCCGGCGGTGCGCCACACCACGAGGTCCTGCTCGCCCACCGCGGCGTCGACCACCTGGCCCGGGGCCACCGCCCCGGCGTCGACCAGCTCGACCCACTCACGCTCCACCGCGCCGAGCCTAGGGTGGCGAGCAGATCGTCGGAGCCACGAGGAGGCGCCGTGTTCCGCTCGTACGTCGACCAGACCCTGGGCTACTTCGACCGCCCCCGCATCGGGCTGCCCGACGGCCCCATCGACGACCCCGCCGCCTGGCGGTCGTCCGACCTCACCGAGTCCGACTGGTCGCGGCCGCTCTCCCCCGCCGAGGCGGAGGAGTTCTCGATCTTGGGGCGGGGGCTCGTGACACGGGGCGCCGAACTCGGGGCCCTGACCCGCGACGACATCGAGGCACCCGCCCTCATCGCGCTCGCCGACCGCTGCCGGCTCGAGCTCGACGCCGGGCTCGGCGTGGTGCTGCTGCGGGGCGCGCCGGTCGCCGAGATGGGGGTGGACGCATGCGAGGCCGCGTTCTGGGCACTCGGCCTGCTGTTGGGATGGCCTGGGGCCCAGAACGGCGCGGGAGACCTGCTCGGCCACGTGACCGACTACCACGATCCGGCGGGCACTCCCCTGGCTCGCGAGTACCGATCGACCGTCGACATCGACTTCCACTGCGACGCCGCCGACGTCGTCGGACTGCTCTGCCTCTCCACCTCCTCCGAGGGTGGCGAGTCCCGCATCGTCTCCTCGGTGGCGGTGTTCAACGAGCTCCTCGCGACCGAGCCCGACCTGGCTGCACGCCTCTGCGAGGAAGCCGAGCTGGACACCCGCAGCGACGGCGAAGGCTTCCCGCACGTGCCGGTCGTGCCCGTGTGCTTCGACGGCGAGCGGGTGCGCACCTTCATGCACCTGCCCTACTTCCGCTCGGCCGCCCGCCACCCCGACGTCGTGGTGGACGACCGCCTGGCGGCGGCCCTCGACGCGTGGGAGGCCATCGCCGACCGCCCCGAGTGGCACCTCGACATGGCCCTTGCGCCCGGCGACCTCCAGCTGTGCTCGAACCACACCATCGCCCACGCCCGTCGCGGCTACGTCGACGACCCCGCGTCCCCCCGCCACCTCCTCCGCCTCTGGGTCACCCTCTGACCCTCTCGGTAGCCTCGGGGCATGGCCGTCGCCTCGGAGATGTTGCCCCTCGGAACCGTCGCCCCGGACTTCGCCTTGCCCGACCCCGCCGGCGTGGTGCACACGCTCGACGGGATCGCCGGCGGCGCGCCGGGAGTGCTGGTGGCGTTCCTGTGCAACCACTGCCCCTACGTGAAGCACGTGGCCCCGAAGCTGGCCCAGCTGGCCACCGGGTGGCAGGAGCGGGGCCTCGCGGTGGTGGCCGTCTCCAGCAACGACGTCGAGAACTACCCCGAGGACGCCCCCGAGCACATGGCCACCGAGATCGTCGAGCGGGGCTACACCTTCCCCTACCTCTACGACGAGTCCCAGGCCGTGGCCCGGGCGTACCACGCCGCCTGCACACCGGACTTCTTCCTCTTCGACGGAGAGCGGCGCCTGGTCTACCGGGGACAGTTCGACGACAGCCGCCCGAAGAACGACCTACCGGTCACGGGCGCCGACCTCGACGCCGCGGTCGACGCCCTCCTGTCCGGCCGCCCGCTCGACGGCCTCGACCAGTGGCCCAGCCTCGGCTGCGGCATCAAGTGGAAGCCAGGCACCGAGCCCACCTGACCCCGCACCCGCCCACTTCGCCCGTTCTGGACGCTCAGGCGGGCAGTGTGGCGACGAATGAGACCACCCGCTCGGGCCAGGAGAGCACGGCCCGGAGGTCGTCTGCCACCACCAGCTCGGACCGGGGCAGCAGCTGGTCGAGGCGCTCGGCGGTCGCCACCGGGTGGGACGGGTCCCCGGTCCAGGCGAGGATCAGCGCCGGCACGTCGACGGCCGCCACCGCATCCTCCGGCGGGAGGTCCGACGCCGCCGCGCCCCGCAGGATCGATGGCAGGGTGGCCTCGTCGAGGGCGAGCGCCCGACGGCGGGCGGTGTCGCCCCAATCGAGGCCGAGGTTGGCAAAGAGCATCGGGGGCGGCGCCTGGGCCGACACCTCGGCGAAGGCGGCGAGGCCCTCCTGCTCGATCAGGTCGGCGCCGGCCTCGTACAGCGCACGCTGCTCGGGCCGGCCGGCCCACGCCGTGGGCGGGATGACCAGGACGAGCGCCTCCACCCGCTCCGGCGCCAGCACGGCGGCGTGGAGCGCGGTGGCGCAGCCCATCGAGGCGCCGGCCGCGACGTAGGTGTCGATGCCGAGCGCGTCGGCCAGGGCGAGCTGGTCGCGGGCGAGCTCGTCCCAGCGGTAGGCGGTCGGGTCGGCCGGTCCCGGCGAGGCGCCGTGGCCGCGCGCGTCGTAGCGGACCCGGCGTACGTCGTCCACGGGGAACGGCCAGGTGCCGAGCAGCCCGGCGGCGTCCTCCTCGGCCCGGGTGGCGGTGAGCCCGTGCCCCCAGAGGAAGCCCCGGCCGGCCCCGACCTCCTCGTAGCCGAGCGACCCGCCCCGCACGTCGAGCGTGGGGCTCACCGCCTCACCCGTGCTGTGCGATCCACTCGTCGAGGTGGGGCGACTCGTGGCCGATGGTGGTGTCGTCGCCGTGTCCGGTGTAGACGACGGTGCTGGCCGGCAGGCGGAAGAGCTTGGTGCGGATGCTCTCGATGATGGTGTCGAAACTCGAGAACGACCGCCCGGTGGCGCCGGGACCGCCGTGGAAGAGGGTGTCACCCGAGAAGAGCAGTCCGCTCGCGGCGTCGTGCAGGCAGCACCCGCCCGGCGAGTGGCCCGGCGTGTGCAGCACCCACAGCGACTCCCCCGCCACCGTGATCTCCTGGCCGTCCGTCAGTTCACCGTCGGGGGCGCGATCCGGGTAGATCGCGTCCCACAGCATGCGGTCCTCGGGGTGCAGGAGGATCGGCGCGTCCACGGCGTCGGCCAGCGCCACCGCGGCGTTGATGTGGTCGTTGTGGCCATGGGTGCACACGATGGCGACCACCTTGCGGCCCCCGACCGCATCGACGATCGGCTGGTGCTCGTGGGCGGCGTCGACGATGAGCACCTCGTCTTCGTTGCCGGCCAGCCAGATGTTGTTGTCGACGTCGAAGTCCTCGCCGTCGATGGAGAACGTCCCGCTGGTGATCACCCGGTCGACGTGCAGGCTCATGCTCCCCGCTCCAGTTCGCTTCGCTCATCGTTCGTTCGGCCACGGAGGCGGCGGGCCGCTCGGGCCACGCCCTCCTTCGTCGGGCTCACAGGACCACCACCGAGCGCAGCACCTCGCCGCGCTCCATCTTGTGGAAGGCCTCCTCGACGGCGTCGAGCGAGATCGTCTCGCTCACGAACTTGCCCAGGTCGATGCGCCCCTGGAGGTGGAAGTCGATGAGCATCGGAAAGTCGCGCGAGGGCAGGCAGTCGCCGTACCAGCTCGACTTCAGGGCGCCGCCGCGACCGAAGATCTCGATCATCGGTAGCTCGAAGGTCATCTCGGGATTGGGCACGCCCACCAACACGACGCGTCCGGCGAGGTCCCGGGCGTAGAAGGCCTGCTCGAGCGACTCGGGACGGCCCACCGCCTCGATGGCGACGTCGACGCCGAACCCGTCGGTGAGTGCCTTCACGGCCTCGACCGCGTCCTCCTTCGAGGCGTTCACGGTATGGGTGGCGCCGAACCCCTTGGCCCACTCCAGCTTGCGGTCGTCGAGGTCGACGGCGATGACCTTGCTCGCGCCCGCGAGGGCGGCGCCGTTGATCGCCGCGTTGCCCACGCCGCCGCAGCCCCACACGGCCACGGTCTCGCCGCGACGGAC
Coding sequences within it:
- a CDS encoding MBL fold metallo-hydrolase, whose translation is MSLHVDRVITSGTFSIDGEDFDVDNNIWLAGNEDEVLIVDAAHEHQPIVDAVGGRKVVAIVCTHGHNDHINAAVALADAVDAPILLHPEDRMLWDAIYPDRAPDGELTDGQEITVAGESLWVLHTPGHSPGGCCLHDAASGLLFSGDTLFHGGPGATGRSFSSFDTIIESIRTKLFRLPASTVVYTGHGDDTTIGHESPHLDEWIAQHG
- a CDS encoding S-(hydroxymethyl)mycothiol dehydrogenase — encoded protein: MPQEVNAVVAKAKGEPVSVERIVVPDPGPGEAVVAVQACGVCHTDLHYREGSINDEFPFLLGHEAAGVVESVGDGVTNVAPGDYVVLAWRAPCGTCRSCAKGKPWYCFDSGNATQKMTLDGVELSPALGIGAFAEKTLVHAGQAVKVDPAAAPEAAGLIGCGVMAGFGAAINTGDVRRGETVAVWGCGGVGNAAINGAALAGASKVIAVDLDDRKLEWAKGFGATHTVNASKEDAVEAVKALTDGFGVDVAIEAVGRPESLEQAFYARDLAGRVVLVGVPNPEMTFELPMIEIFGRGGALKSSWYGDCLPSRDFPMLIDFHLQGRIDLGKFVSETISLDAVEEAFHKMERGEVLRSVVVL
- a CDS encoding thioredoxin family protein translates to MAVASEMLPLGTVAPDFALPDPAGVVHTLDGIAGGAPGVLVAFLCNHCPYVKHVAPKLAQLATGWQERGLAVVAVSSNDVENYPEDAPEHMATEIVERGYTFPYLYDESQAVARAYHAACTPDFFLFDGERRLVYRGQFDDSRPKNDLPVTGADLDAAVDALLSGRPLDGLDQWPSLGCGIKWKPGTEPT
- a CDS encoding cytochrome P450, coding for MTEPSDFDPGDLEAAADPYATLAALRAEAPVRLLRSGFVAVTGHQEALDALRHPACGTAPIAARYLDGLPEGAARDEMSHRINFLDPPDHPRVRGLVSKAFTPRRVAALGPWMGQAAEALLDGLVGTGPFDLLTRFAHQLPSLVISELLGVPPDDREELTHLSDATAPLLGVRVDDADRTSAIAAAERMHAYLGALLDERSRHPGDDLLSALLAAEEDGERLDRVELLSLAATLYSAGHRTTRDLFTNGMSALLTEPDRWAAVVDGAWAPDAVVSEFLRFETPTLFVARIPYEPIELGGVVVDAFAPLLVYLAAANRDPATYEEPDAFQPDRAGPAPLSFAFGAHYCLGASLAKAEAEIMLRALATRCPDLHLAGDLHWHQRGPFRGLDALPVEA
- a CDS encoding helix-turn-helix transcriptional regulator; the encoded protein is MPVPPPEHDDAALDKRALDAAFGRALRSVRLERGMSQEALGFACGRHRTFVSILERGRNGASLETVVRLARALGVPAAELVARTEVELEP
- a CDS encoding Rieske (2Fe-2S) protein, encoding MEREWVELVDAGAVAPGQVVDAAVGEQDLVVWRTAGGEPCVMEARCPHEWSHLGAEGVVDGDEIVCTAHFWRFDPDGRGTKLNVKGRRDAKADIAVFECRENGGRIEAWIEPAP
- a CDS encoding alpha/beta fold hydrolase, with amino-acid sequence MSPTLDVRGGSLGYEEVGAGRGFLWGHGLTATRAEEDAAGLLGTWPFPVDDVRRVRYDARGHGASPGPADPTAYRWDELARDQLALADALGIDTYVAAGASMGCATALHAAVLAPERVEALVLVIPPTAWAGRPEQRALYEAGADLIEQEGLAAFAEVSAQAPPPMLFANLGLDWGDTARRRALALDEATLPSILRGAAASDLPPEDAVAAVDVPALILAWTGDPSHPVATAERLDQLLPRSELVVADDLRAVLSWPERVVSFVATLPA
- a CDS encoding TauD/TfdA family dioxygenase gives rise to the protein MFRSYVDQTLGYFDRPRIGLPDGPIDDPAAWRSSDLTESDWSRPLSPAEAEEFSILGRGLVTRGAELGALTRDDIEAPALIALADRCRLELDAGLGVVLLRGAPVAEMGVDACEAAFWALGLLLGWPGAQNGAGDLLGHVTDYHDPAGTPLAREYRSTVDIDFHCDAADVVGLLCLSTSSEGGESRIVSSVAVFNELLATEPDLAARLCEEAELDTRSDGEGFPHVPVVPVCFDGERVRTFMHLPYFRSAARHPDVVVDDRLAAALDAWEAIADRPEWHLDMALAPGDLQLCSNHTIAHARRGYVDDPASPRHLLRLWVTL
- a CDS encoding helix-turn-helix domain-containing protein, giving the protein MFYIVVQDQIAHDQRVGEAPVWLGTTAAARHLGITPRTLYRLIDHGQVPAYALGRVYRLRVADLDRYLDTVRVVPGTLGHLYRDRSHDERVTPPA